Proteins encoded within one genomic window of Clupea harengus chromosome 10, Ch_v2.0.2, whole genome shotgun sequence:
- the guk1b gene encoding guanylate kinase 1b isoform X4 has translation MAGPRPVVLSGPSGAGKSTLLKRLMKDYEGVFGFSVSHTTRNPRPGEVDGKDYHFTTREKMQEGIDKGEFIENAEFSGNLYGTSKSAIEDVKAKNLICILDVDIQGVKNIKETDLNPIYISVQPPSMEILEKRLRDRQTETEDSLQKRLDAARTDMELSNEPGMFDLVIVNDDLEAAYDQLKSALMEEIQKVQDAKNVMAGPRPVVLSGPSGAGKSTLLKRLMKDYEGVFGFSVSHTTRNPRPGEVDGKDYHFTTRENVQEGIDKGEFIENAEFSGNMYGTSKSAIEDVQAQNLICILDVDIQGVKNIKETDLNPIYISVQPPSMEILEKRLRDRQTETEDSLQKRLDAARTDMELSNEPGMFDLVIVNDDLEAAYDQLKSALMEEIQKVQDAKDYTSSSTPAVCVMAGPRPVVLSGPSGAGKSTLLKRLMKDYEGVFGFSVSHTTRNPRPGEVDGKDYHFTTREKVQEGIDKEEFIENAEFSGNMYGTSKSAIEDVQAKNLICILDVDIQGVKNIKETDLNPIYISVQPPSMEILEKRLRDRQTETEDSLQKRLDAARTDMELSNEPGMFDLVIVNDDLEAAYDQLKSALMEEIQKVQDAKDYTSSSTPAVCVMAGPRPVVLSGPSGAGKSTLLKRLMKDYEGVFGFSVSHTTRDPRPGEVDGKDYHFTTREKVQEGIDKGEFIENAEFSGNMYGTSKSAIEDVQAQNLICILDVDIQGVKNIKETDLNPIYISVQPPSMEILEKRLRDRQTETEDSLQKRLDAARTDMELSNEPGMFDLVIVNDDLEAAYDQLKSALMEEIQKVQDTKDCTSSSTHAVCVMAGPRPVVLSGPSGAGKSTLLKRLMKDYEGVFGFSVSHTTRDPRPGEVDGKDYHFTTREKVQEGIDKGEFIENAEFSGNMYGTSKSAIEDVKAKNLICILDVDIQGVKNIKETDLNPIYISVQPPSMEILEKRLRDRQTETEDSLQKRLDAARTDMELSNEPGMFDLVIVNDDLEAAYDQLKSALMEEIQKVQDAKDCTSSSTPAVCVMAGPRPVVLSGPSGAGKSTLLKRLMKDYEGVFGFSVSHTTRNPRPGEVDGKGLSSLPMLLGAVLLPVADVLSSESSPDYHFTTREKMQEDIDKGEFIENAEFSGNMYGTSKSAIEDVQAQNLICILDVDIQGVKNIKETDLNPIYISVQPPSMEILEKRLRDRQTETEDSLQKRLDAARTDMELSNEPGMFDLVIVNDDLEAAYDQLKSALMEEIQKVQDAKDCTSSSTPAVCVMAGPRPVVLSGPSGAGKSTLLKRLMKDYEGVFGFSVSHTTRNPRPGEVDGKGLSSLPMLLGAVLLPVADVLSSESSPDYHFTTREKMQEDIDKGEFIENAEFSGNMYGTSKSAIEDVQAQNLICILDVDIQGVKNIKETDLNPIYISVQPPSMEILEKRLRDRQTETEDSLQKRLDAARTDMELSNEPGMFDLVIVNDDLEAAYDQLKSALMEEIQKVQDAKE, from the exons ATGGCTGGACCCAGGCCTGTAGTTCTGAGCGGCCCCTCTGGCGCAGGGAAGAGCACTCTGCTGAAGAGGCTTATGAAGGATTATGAAGGAGTCTTTGGCTTCAGCGTGTCCC ATACAACAAGAAATCCCCGTCCTGGTGAGGTAGACGGTAAAG ATTACCACTTCACCACCAGGGAGAAGATGCAAGAGGGTATCGATAAAGGAGAGTTCATTGAGAATGCAGAGTTCTCAGGGAACTTGTACGGAACAAG TAAATCTGCTATTGAAGATGTCAAGGCAAAGAACCTCATCTGCATTCTCGATGTTGACATACAAGGAGTGAAAAACATCAAGGAGACTGACCTCAACCCCATTTACATCTCCGTCCAGCCCCCATCTATGGAGATCCTG GAAAAGCGtctaagagacagacagactgagacagagGACAGTTTACAGAAGCGCTTGGACGCTGCAAGGACAGACATGGAGCTCA GTAATGAACCTGGAATGTTTGACCTGGTCATCGTCAATGATGATTTAGAGGCAGCCTATGACCAGCTGAAAAGTGCTCTAATGGAG GAAATACAGAAGGTTCAGGATGCCAAGAA CGTGATGGCTGGACCCAGGCCTGTAGTTCTGAGCGGCCCCTCTGGCGCAGGGAAGAGCACTCTGCTGAAGAGGCTTATGAAGGATTATGAAGGAGTCTTTGGCTTCAGCGTGTCCC ATACAACAAGAAATCCCCGTCCTGGTGAGGTAGACGGTAAAG ATTACCACTTCACCACCAGGGAGAACGTGCAAGAGGGTATCGATAAAGGAGAGTTCATTGAGAATGCCGAGTTCTCAGGGAACATGTATGGAACAAG TAAATCTGCTATTGAAGATGTCCAGGCACAGAACCTCATCTGCATTCTCGATGTTGACATACAAGGAGTGAAAAACATCAAGGAGACTGACCTCAACCCCATCTACATCTCCGTCCAGCCCCCATCTATGGAGATCCTG GAAAAGCGtctaagagacagacagactgagacagagGACAGTTTACAGAAGCGCTTAGACGCTGCAAGGACAGACATGGAGCTCA GTAATGAACCTGGAATGTTTGACCTGGTCATCGTCAATGATGATTTAGAGGCAGCCTATGACCAGCTGAAAAGTGCTCTAATGGAG GAAATACAGAAGGTTCAGGATGCCAAGGACTATACATCATCTTCAACccctgctgtgtg CGTGATGGCTGGACCCAGGCCTGTAGTTCTGAGTGGCCCCTCTGGCGCAGGGAAGAGCACTCTGCTGAAGAGGCTTATGAAGGATTATGAAGGAGTCTTTGGCTTCAGCGTGTCCC ATACAACAAGAAATCCCCGTCCTGGTGAGGTAGACGGTAAAG ATTACCACTTCACCACCAGGGAGAAGGTGCAAGAGGGTATCGATAAAGAAGAGTTCATTGAGAATGCCGAGTTCTCAGGGAACATGTATGGAACAAG TAAATCTGCTATTGAAGATGTCCAGGCAAAGAACCTCATCTGCATTCTCGATGTTGACATACAAGGAGTGAAAAACATCAAGGAGACTGACCTCAACCCCATCTACATCTCCGTCCAGCCCCCATCTATGGAGATCCTG GAAAAGCGtctaagagacagacagactgagacagagGACAGTTTACAGAAGCGCTTAGACGCTGCAAGGACAGACATGGAGCTCA GTAATGAACCTGGAATGTTTGACCTGGTCATCGTCAATGATGATTTAGAGGCAGCCTATGACCAGCTGAAAAGTGCTCTAATGGAG GAAATACAGAAGGTTCAGGATGCCAAGGACTATACATCATCTTCAACCCCTGCTGTGTG CGTGATGGCTGGACCCAGGCCTGTAGTTCTGAGCGGCCCCTCTGGCGCAGGGAAGAGCACTCTGCTGAAGAGGCTTATGAAGGATTATGAAGGAGTCTTTGGCTTCAGCGTGTCCC ATACAACAAGAGATCCCCGTCCTGGTGAGGTAGACGGTAAAG ATTACCACTTCACCACCAGGGAGAAGGTGCAAGAGGGTATCGATAAAGGAGAGTTCATTGAGAATGCCGAGTTCTCAGGGAACATGTATGGAACAAG TAAATCTGCTATTGAAGATGTCCAGGCACAGAACCTCATCTGCATTCTCGATGTTGACATACAAGGAGTGAAAAACATCAAGGAGACTGACCTCAACCCCATCTACATCTCCGTCCAGCCCCCATCTATGGAGATCCTG GAAAAGCGtctaagagacagacagactgagacagagGACAGTTTACAGAAGCGCTTGGACGCTGCAAGGACAGACATGGAGCTCA GTAATGAACCTGGAATGTTTGACCTGGTCATCGTCAATGATGATTTAGAGGCAGCCTATGACCAGCTGAAAAGTGCTCTAATGGAG GAAATACAGAAGGTTCAGGATACCAAGGACTGTACATCATCTTCAACccatgctgtgtg CGTGATGGCTGGACCCAGGCCTGTAGTTCTGAGCGGCCCCTCTGGCGCAGGGAAGAGCACTCTGCTGAAGAGGCTTATGAAGGATTATGAAGGAGTCTTTGGCTTCAGCGTGTCCC ATACAACAAGAGATCCCCGTCCTGGTGAGGTAGACGGTAAAG ATTACCACTTCACCACCAGGGAGAAGGTGCAAGAGGGTATCGATAAAGGAGAGTTCATTGAGAATGCCGAGTTCTCAGGGAACATGTATGGAACAAG TAAATCTGCTATTGAAGATGTCAAGGCAAAGAACCTCATCTGCATTCTCGATGTTGACATACAAGGAGTGAAAAACATCAAGGAGACTGACCTCAACCCCATCTACATCTCCGTCCAGCCCCCATCTATGGAGATCCTG GAAAAGCGtctaagagacagacagactgagacagagGACAGTTTACAGAAGCGCTTGGACGCTGCAAGGACAGACATGGAGCTCA GTAATGAACCTGGAATGTTTGACCTGGTCATCGTCAATGATGATTTAGAGGCAGCCTATGACCAGCTGAAAAGTGCTCTAATGGAG GAAATACAGAAGGTTCAGGATGCCAAGGACTGTACATCATCTTCAACccctgctgtgtg CGTGATGGCTGGACCCAGGCCTGTAGTTCTGAGCGGCCCCTCTGGCGCAGGGAAGAGCACTCTGCTGAAGAGGCTTATGAAGGATTATGAAGGAGTCTTTGGCTTCAGCGTGTCcc ATACAACAAGAAATCCCCGTCCTGGTGAGGTAGACGGTAAAG GCCTGAGTAGCCTCCCAATGCTTCTGGGGGCTGTGTTACTGCCTGTAGCAGACGTCTTATCCTCTGAGTCTTCTCCAG ATTACCACTTCACCACCAGGGAGAAGATGCAAGAGGATATCGATAAAGGAGAGTTCATTGAGAATGCCGAGTTCTCAGGGAACATGTATGGAACAAG TAAATCTGCTATTGAAGATGTCCAGGCACAGAACCTCATCTGCATTCTCGATGTTGACATACAAGGAGTGAAAAACATCAAGGAGACTGACCTCAACCCCATCTACATCTCCGTCCAGCCCCCATCTATGGAGATCCTG GAAAAGCGtctaagagacagacagactgagacagagGACAGTTTACAGAAGCGCTTGGACGCTGCAAGGACAGACATGGAGCTCA GTAATGAACCTGGAATGTTTGACCTGGTCATCGTCAATGATGATTTAGAGGCAGCCTATGACCAGCTGAAAAGTGCTCTAATGGAG GAAATACAGAAGGTTCAGGATGCCAAGGACTGTACATCATCTTCAACccctgctgtgtg CGTGATGGCTGGACCCAGGCCTGTAGTTCTGAGCGGCCCCTCTGGCGCAGGGAAGAGCACTCTGCTGAAGAGGCTTATGAAGGATTATGAAGGAGTCTTTGGCTTCAGCGTGTCcc ATACAACAAGAAATCCCCGTCCTGGTGAGGTAGACGGTAAAG GCCTGAGTAGCCTCCCAATGCTTCTGGGGGCTGTGTTACTGCCTGTAGCAGACGTCTTATCCTCTGAGTCTTCTCCAG ATTACCACTTCACCACCAGGGAGAAGATGCAAGAGGATATCGATAAAGGAGAGTTCATTGAGAATGCCGAGTTCTCAGGGAACATGTATGGAACAAG TAAATCTGCTATTGAAGATGTCCAGGCACAGAACCTCATCTGCATTCTCGATGTTGACATACAAGGAGTGAAAAACATCAAGGAGACTGACCTCAACCCCATCTACATCTCCGTCCAGCCCCCATCTATGGAGATCCTG GAAAAGCGtctaagagacagacagactgagacagagGACAGTTTACAGAAGCGCTTGGACGCTGCAAGGACAGACATGGAGCTCA GTAATGAACCTGGAATGTTTGACCTGGTCATCGTCAATGATGATTTAGAGGCAGCCTATGACCAGCTGAAAAGTGCTCTAATGGAG GAAATACAGAAGGTTCAGGATGCCAAGGAGTAA
- the guk1b gene encoding guanylate kinase 1b isoform X5, translating into MAGPRPVVLSGPSGAGKSTLLKRLMKDYEGVFGFSVSHTTRNPRPGEVDGKGLSSLPMLLGAVLLPVADVLSSESSPDYHFTTRENVQEGIDKGEFIENAEFSGNMYGTSKSAIEDVQAQNLICILDVDIQGVKNIKETDLNPIYISVQPPSMEILEKRLRDRQTETEDSLQKRLDAARTDMELSNEPGMFDLVIVNDDLEAAYDQLKSALMEEIQKVQDAKDYTSSSTPAVCVMAGPRPVVLSGPSGAGKSTLLKRLMKDYEGVFGFSVSHTTRNPRPGEVDGKDYHFTTREKVQEGIDKEEFIENAEFSGNMYGTSKSAIEDVQAKNLICILDVDIQGVKNIKETDLNPIYISVQPPSMEILEKRLRDRQTETEDSLQKRLDAARTDMELSNEPGMFDLVIVNDDLEAAYDQLKSALMEEIQKVQDAKDYTSSSTPAVCVMAGPRPVVLSGPSGAGKSTLLKRLMKDYEGVFGFSVSHTTRDPRPGEVDGKDYHFTTREKVQEGIDKGEFIENAEFSGNMYGTSKSAIEDVQAQNLICILDVDIQGVKNIKETDLNPIYISVQPPSMEILEKRLRDRQTETEDSLQKRLDAARTDMELSNEPGMFDLVIVNDDLEAAYDQLKSALMEEIQKVQDTKDCTSSSTHAVCVMAGPRPVVLSGPSGAGKSTLLKRLMKDYEGVFGFSVSHTTRDPRPGEVDGKDYHFTTREKVQEGIDKGEFIENAEFSGNMYGTSKSAIEDVKAKNLICILDVDIQGVKNIKETDLNPIYISVQPPSMEILEKRLRDRQTETEDSLQKRLDAARTDMELSNEPGMFDLVIVNDDLEAAYDQLKSALMEEIQKVQDAKDCTSSSTPAVCVMAGPRPVVLSGPSGAGKSTLLKRLMKDYEGVFGFSVSHTTRNPRPGEVDGKGLSSLPMLLGAVLLPVADVLSSESSPDYHFTTREKMQEDIDKGEFIENAEFSGNMYGTSKSAIEDVQAQNLICILDVDIQGVKNIKETDLNPIYISVQPPSMEILEKRLRDRQTETEDSLQKRLDAARTDMELSNEPGMFDLVIVNDDLEAAYDQLKSALMEEIQKVQDAKDCTSSSTPAVCVMAGPRPVVLSGPSGAGKSTLLKRLMKDYEGVFGFSVSHTTRNPRPGEVDGKGLSSLPMLLGAVLLPVADVLSSESSPDYHFTTREKMQEDIDKGEFIENAEFSGNMYGTSKSAIEDVQAQNLICILDVDIQGVKNIKETDLNPIYISVQPPSMEILEKRLRDRQTETEDSLQKRLDAARTDMELSNEPGMFDLVIVNDDLEAAYDQLKSALMEEIQKVQDAKE; encoded by the exons ATGGCTGGACCCAGGCCTGTAGTTCTGAGCGGCCCCTCTGGCGCAGGGAAGAGCACTCTGCTGAAGAGGCTTATGAAGGATTATGAAGGAGTCTTTGGCTTCAGCGTGTCCC ATACAACAAGAAATCCCCGTCCTGGTGAGGTAGACGGTAAAG GCCTGAGTAGCCTCCCAATGCTTCTGGGGGCTGTGTTACTGCCTGTAGCAGACGTCTTATCCTCTGAGTCTTCTCCAG ATTACCACTTCACCACCAGGGAGAACGTGCAAGAGGGTATCGATAAAGGAGAGTTCATTGAGAATGCCGAGTTCTCAGGGAACATGTATGGAACAAG TAAATCTGCTATTGAAGATGTCCAGGCACAGAACCTCATCTGCATTCTCGATGTTGACATACAAGGAGTGAAAAACATCAAGGAGACTGACCTCAACCCCATCTACATCTCCGTCCAGCCCCCATCTATGGAGATCCTG GAAAAGCGtctaagagacagacagactgagacagagGACAGTTTACAGAAGCGCTTAGACGCTGCAAGGACAGACATGGAGCTCA GTAATGAACCTGGAATGTTTGACCTGGTCATCGTCAATGATGATTTAGAGGCAGCCTATGACCAGCTGAAAAGTGCTCTAATGGAG GAAATACAGAAGGTTCAGGATGCCAAGGACTATACATCATCTTCAACccctgctgtgtg CGTGATGGCTGGACCCAGGCCTGTAGTTCTGAGTGGCCCCTCTGGCGCAGGGAAGAGCACTCTGCTGAAGAGGCTTATGAAGGATTATGAAGGAGTCTTTGGCTTCAGCGTGTCCC ATACAACAAGAAATCCCCGTCCTGGTGAGGTAGACGGTAAAG ATTACCACTTCACCACCAGGGAGAAGGTGCAAGAGGGTATCGATAAAGAAGAGTTCATTGAGAATGCCGAGTTCTCAGGGAACATGTATGGAACAAG TAAATCTGCTATTGAAGATGTCCAGGCAAAGAACCTCATCTGCATTCTCGATGTTGACATACAAGGAGTGAAAAACATCAAGGAGACTGACCTCAACCCCATCTACATCTCCGTCCAGCCCCCATCTATGGAGATCCTG GAAAAGCGtctaagagacagacagactgagacagagGACAGTTTACAGAAGCGCTTAGACGCTGCAAGGACAGACATGGAGCTCA GTAATGAACCTGGAATGTTTGACCTGGTCATCGTCAATGATGATTTAGAGGCAGCCTATGACCAGCTGAAAAGTGCTCTAATGGAG GAAATACAGAAGGTTCAGGATGCCAAGGACTATACATCATCTTCAACCCCTGCTGTGTG CGTGATGGCTGGACCCAGGCCTGTAGTTCTGAGCGGCCCCTCTGGCGCAGGGAAGAGCACTCTGCTGAAGAGGCTTATGAAGGATTATGAAGGAGTCTTTGGCTTCAGCGTGTCCC ATACAACAAGAGATCCCCGTCCTGGTGAGGTAGACGGTAAAG ATTACCACTTCACCACCAGGGAGAAGGTGCAAGAGGGTATCGATAAAGGAGAGTTCATTGAGAATGCCGAGTTCTCAGGGAACATGTATGGAACAAG TAAATCTGCTATTGAAGATGTCCAGGCACAGAACCTCATCTGCATTCTCGATGTTGACATACAAGGAGTGAAAAACATCAAGGAGACTGACCTCAACCCCATCTACATCTCCGTCCAGCCCCCATCTATGGAGATCCTG GAAAAGCGtctaagagacagacagactgagacagagGACAGTTTACAGAAGCGCTTGGACGCTGCAAGGACAGACATGGAGCTCA GTAATGAACCTGGAATGTTTGACCTGGTCATCGTCAATGATGATTTAGAGGCAGCCTATGACCAGCTGAAAAGTGCTCTAATGGAG GAAATACAGAAGGTTCAGGATACCAAGGACTGTACATCATCTTCAACccatgctgtgtg CGTGATGGCTGGACCCAGGCCTGTAGTTCTGAGCGGCCCCTCTGGCGCAGGGAAGAGCACTCTGCTGAAGAGGCTTATGAAGGATTATGAAGGAGTCTTTGGCTTCAGCGTGTCCC ATACAACAAGAGATCCCCGTCCTGGTGAGGTAGACGGTAAAG ATTACCACTTCACCACCAGGGAGAAGGTGCAAGAGGGTATCGATAAAGGAGAGTTCATTGAGAATGCCGAGTTCTCAGGGAACATGTATGGAACAAG TAAATCTGCTATTGAAGATGTCAAGGCAAAGAACCTCATCTGCATTCTCGATGTTGACATACAAGGAGTGAAAAACATCAAGGAGACTGACCTCAACCCCATCTACATCTCCGTCCAGCCCCCATCTATGGAGATCCTG GAAAAGCGtctaagagacagacagactgagacagagGACAGTTTACAGAAGCGCTTGGACGCTGCAAGGACAGACATGGAGCTCA GTAATGAACCTGGAATGTTTGACCTGGTCATCGTCAATGATGATTTAGAGGCAGCCTATGACCAGCTGAAAAGTGCTCTAATGGAG GAAATACAGAAGGTTCAGGATGCCAAGGACTGTACATCATCTTCAACccctgctgtgtg CGTGATGGCTGGACCCAGGCCTGTAGTTCTGAGCGGCCCCTCTGGCGCAGGGAAGAGCACTCTGCTGAAGAGGCTTATGAAGGATTATGAAGGAGTCTTTGGCTTCAGCGTGTCcc ATACAACAAGAAATCCCCGTCCTGGTGAGGTAGACGGTAAAG GCCTGAGTAGCCTCCCAATGCTTCTGGGGGCTGTGTTACTGCCTGTAGCAGACGTCTTATCCTCTGAGTCTTCTCCAG ATTACCACTTCACCACCAGGGAGAAGATGCAAGAGGATATCGATAAAGGAGAGTTCATTGAGAATGCCGAGTTCTCAGGGAACATGTATGGAACAAG TAAATCTGCTATTGAAGATGTCCAGGCACAGAACCTCATCTGCATTCTCGATGTTGACATACAAGGAGTGAAAAACATCAAGGAGACTGACCTCAACCCCATCTACATCTCCGTCCAGCCCCCATCTATGGAGATCCTG GAAAAGCGtctaagagacagacagactgagacagagGACAGTTTACAGAAGCGCTTGGACGCTGCAAGGACAGACATGGAGCTCA GTAATGAACCTGGAATGTTTGACCTGGTCATCGTCAATGATGATTTAGAGGCAGCCTATGACCAGCTGAAAAGTGCTCTAATGGAG GAAATACAGAAGGTTCAGGATGCCAAGGACTGTACATCATCTTCAACccctgctgtgtg CGTGATGGCTGGACCCAGGCCTGTAGTTCTGAGCGGCCCCTCTGGCGCAGGGAAGAGCACTCTGCTGAAGAGGCTTATGAAGGATTATGAAGGAGTCTTTGGCTTCAGCGTGTCcc ATACAACAAGAAATCCCCGTCCTGGTGAGGTAGACGGTAAAG GCCTGAGTAGCCTCCCAATGCTTCTGGGGGCTGTGTTACTGCCTGTAGCAGACGTCTTATCCTCTGAGTCTTCTCCAG ATTACCACTTCACCACCAGGGAGAAGATGCAAGAGGATATCGATAAAGGAGAGTTCATTGAGAATGCCGAGTTCTCAGGGAACATGTATGGAACAAG TAAATCTGCTATTGAAGATGTCCAGGCACAGAACCTCATCTGCATTCTCGATGTTGACATACAAGGAGTGAAAAACATCAAGGAGACTGACCTCAACCCCATCTACATCTCCGTCCAGCCCCCATCTATGGAGATCCTG GAAAAGCGtctaagagacagacagactgagacagagGACAGTTTACAGAAGCGCTTGGACGCTGCAAGGACAGACATGGAGCTCA GTAATGAACCTGGAATGTTTGACCTGGTCATCGTCAATGATGATTTAGAGGCAGCCTATGACCAGCTGAAAAGTGCTCTAATGGAG GAAATACAGAAGGTTCAGGATGCCAAGGAGTAA